Proteins encoded within one genomic window of Ailuropoda melanoleuca isolate Jingjing chromosome 16, ASM200744v2, whole genome shotgun sequence:
- the LOC100478444 gene encoding olfactory receptor 1440: MAGGRNTTAVTKFILLGFSEFPKLTMVLFSIFLGIYLMTVSWNLGLITLIRVDSHLHTPMYFFLSNLSLLDICYVSTIAPKMLSDFFKKQKSISFVGCTVQYFFFSSLGLTECCLLAAMAYDRYAAICNPLLYTAIMSPTLCVQMVAGSCVTGFFGSFIQLCALLQLHFCGPNVINHFFCDLPQLLILSCSDTFFFQIMTSVLTVIFGLTSVLVIMISYGYIVATILKITSAEGRSKAFNTCASHLTAVTLFFGSGIFVYMYPNSGDSPSRNKLASVLYTVVIPMLNPLIYSLRNKEIKDALNRWKKRIFFCY; the protein is encoded by the coding sequence ATGGCTGGGGGAAGGAACACTACAGCAGTTACGAAGTTCATTCTCTTAGGATTCTCTGAATTTCCAAAGCTCACCATGGTCCTCTTTTCAATATTCCTAGGGATCTACCTCATGACAGTGTCCTGGAACCTGGGCCTCATCACACTCATCAGGGTGGACTCCCATCTGCACACACCTATGTACTTTTTCCTCAGTAACCTGTCCTTGCTGGACATTTGCTATGTTTCCACTATAGCACCCAAGATGCTCTCGGATTTCTTCAAGAAGCAGAAATCCATCTCCTTTGTGGGGTGCACTGTGCAGTACTTCTTCTTCTCTAGCCTGGGTTTGACTGAATGCTGTCTTCTGGCAGCCATGGCTTATGACCGATATGCTGCCATTTGTAATCCTCTGCTCTATACCGCCATCATGTCGCCCACCCTCTGTGTGCAGATGGTGGCAGGATCTTGTGTAACTGGATTCTTTGGCTCATTTATCCAACTCTGTGCTTTACTTCAGCTCCATTTCTGTGGGCCAAATGTCATCAATCATTTCTTCTGTGATCTTCCCCAACTGCTAATCCTATCCTGCTCTGatacctttttctttcaaatcatgACCTCTGTTCTCACAGTGATCTTTGGACTCACATCTGTCTTGGTTATCATGATATCCTATGGTTACATTGTTGCAACCATTCTGAAGATCACATCAGCTGAAGGCAGGTCCAAGGCCTTCAACACCTGTGCTTCTCACCTGACAGCTGTGACTCTTTTCTTTGGCTCAGGTATCTTTGTTTATATGTATCCTAACTCTGGTGATTCCCCGAGCCGAAACAAGTTGGCATCAGTTTTATACACTGTTGTAATCCCCATGCTAAATCCATTGATCTACAGCTTGAGGAACAAGGAAATCAAAGATGCCCTCAACAGATGGAAGAAGAGAATCTTTTTCTGTTACTAA